One stretch of Pedobacter riviphilus DNA includes these proteins:
- a CDS encoding pyridoxamine 5'-phosphate oxidase family protein translates to MATSQEGSTNNTQEENNIKDLGGKAAIEKLRTLAEKSESCFFCTNIKTGVPLSVRPMAIQQVDDEGNIWFMSMKDSHKNDEISTDPFTHLLFQAGAHAGFVNIYGISEISRDQAKIDELWSPFIKTWFQGGKDDPNITLIKVIPSEGYYWDTKHGTAVAFLKMAASVITGKTMDDSVEGNLEVD, encoded by the coding sequence ATGGCAACATCACAAGAAGGGAGTACAAACAATACTCAGGAAGAAAATAACATTAAAGATTTAGGTGGTAAAGCAGCTATCGAAAAACTGAGAACACTGGCAGAAAAGTCTGAAAGCTGTTTTTTCTGTACCAATATTAAAACTGGTGTACCTTTATCGGTAAGGCCAATGGCCATTCAGCAGGTTGATGACGAGGGAAATATTTGGTTTATGAGCATGAAAGACAGTCATAAAAATGACGAGATTTCTACTGATCCTTTTACGCATCTGTTGTTTCAGGCCGGGGCGCACGCAGGTTTTGTAAATATTTATGGAATTTCGGAAATCAGTAGAGATCAGGCTAAGATTGACGAGCTCTGGAGTCCCTTTATCAAAACCTGGTTTCAGGGTGGAAAAGACGACCCAAACATTACCTTAATCAAGGTAATTCCATCAGAAGGATATTATTGGGATACGAAACATGGTACAGCTGTAGCCTTTTTAAAAATGGCAGCATCTGTAATTACAGGGAAAACCATGGACGACTCGGTGGAGGGAAATTTGGAGGTTGATTAA
- a CDS encoding YdeI/OmpD-associated family protein — translation MDNKKPVSFTAEIKIIGINPFVFVPEEALTYVFHQAGKDKGQLPITMKIDGHEFKQTLVKYAGDWRLYLNTPMRKAAGKDVGDTASFEIEFDTEERTIRINPKLEEALIENKQAKDIFDGLAPHLQKEIIRYIANLKTEESVNRNIKKAIQFLLGKERFIGRDGI, via the coding sequence ATGGATAACAAGAAACCTGTATCATTTACTGCTGAAATTAAGATTATTGGGATCAATCCTTTTGTATTTGTTCCGGAAGAAGCATTAACCTATGTTTTTCACCAGGCAGGGAAAGACAAAGGGCAGCTTCCAATTACAATGAAAATTGATGGACATGAGTTCAAGCAAACTTTGGTAAAATATGCGGGTGATTGGCGTTTGTACCTGAATACGCCTATGCGAAAAGCGGCAGGCAAAGATGTTGGAGATACCGCAAGCTTCGAAATTGAATTTGATACTGAAGAACGAACAATAAGGATAAATCCTAAGTTGGAAGAGGCTTTAATAGAAAATAAACAAGCTAAGGATATATTTGACGGCCTTGCCCCCCATTTACAGAAGGAAATTATACGTTATATTGCCAACCTTAAAACGGAAGAATCGGTAAACCGTAATATAAAAAAGGCTATTCAGTTTCTTTTGGGTAAAGAACGGTTCATCGGCAGAGATGGAATTTAA